GAAATCCTGCTTGATGCATTCGAAGGTCGGCCGCAGGTCGCGCTTCTGGATCCAGGCGCTGGTCGTGCCCTGGGCATCGAGCCGCCCGTGCAGCAGCGGCGCGTGTGCCGAGTCGATCTCGCCTTCGACCGCCTGGAGCCAGTTGCACTCCTGGACGCGAACCGAGATGTGCACCTGCTCGGCCGGCACCAGATTCCATTCGAGATTCGGCAGCGGCGGAAGCTCGGCCTGATCTGGACCCATATAGGTCCAGATCATCCCGTTGCGCTCCCTGCAGGGATAGGCCTTGATCCGAACCCGCTCTTTCAGACGGCTGCGCACGGGCTCGGCTGGCATGTCCGTCACCGCGCCGGTGACATCGAATTTCCAGCCGTGATAGACGCAGCGCAGTCCGCAATCTTCGTTTCGCGCGAAGATCAGGGGTGCGCCGCGATGCGGGCAGGCCTGATCGACCAGCCCGACACGGCCCTCGGTGTCGCGGAAGGCGACCAGATCCTCGCCAAGCAGCCGGATGCGCTTCGGTTGTCCGTCCTTGGTGAGGTCCGCCGACGGCAGGAAGGGAATCCAATAGAGCCGCAACAGGTCGCCGAGCGGCGTTCCCTTGCCGACCCTCACCAGGCGTTCATTGTCTTCGCGCGAGAGCATGCGTTGCCTCCTTCAATTGCGGGTGGCCGGCCCCGCCGCCGAGCAGCGCGGCGACACGGTCGGACAGTCCGAGATCCTGAGCGGTCCAAAGCGGATCGGATGCGGTGAGCGGCTGGCGTGGAATCGGAGGCTGCTTGCCCTGCTCTACCAGGCCGACGATCAATTCGATGCGGCGCCGCTCGAGCTCGCGCAGAGCATCCTCGACGACAGCGGCTTCCGCCGTGCATCCCGGCAGCTCAGGATAGGCAAGCCGAACCCGCCACTGCCCCGGCTCGGTTTCAACCGCCTCGGCCTCAAGCAGATAGGGAATCGATAGCAACTCACGCAGGTCCAAGTTCAACCTCCCTGCACGATGTCTTCGGCATCGCATTTGATACGTATACGTACTACATTGGCGGATAGCTGGCAAGGGGCGAAAGCCATTGCATCGTGCCGGGAACAGGCCGGGGTGCGGTTCTCCGCCGGGTTGAGCACGTCAGGCTAAGCTGATAACGGCTAACGCGAATTCGCAAATTGGAGTTCGACGACGGCATGGCAGCCGACAAGGGTATGAAAACGAGTTCGGCCACAGATATTGCGCGCGACTGGCAACTCGAAGGCGGGATCGGATTTCTGCTGCGCCTACTCGAGGCCCGCTACGACGGGCTCTACCAAAGCATGACGCGCCAGAGCGACATCACGCCGCGGCAGTTCGGCGTGCTGATGGCGCTGTATCAGTTGGGTCCTCTGACGCCGTCGGTGTTGGCGGACCGGATCAGCTGCGACCGCAACACGCTCAGCGAGATGCTGAAGCGGATGGTCGCACGCCGGCTGGTCTCGAAGAAGAACAATCCGGACGACCGCCGCTCGCTCCAGGTGCAGATCACCGCCACGGGCGAGGAAGCGCTCTTGGCCGTCATCCCGGCGGCCGCCGAGCTGCAGAGCATCATGCTGGCTCCGCTACGCAAGGAAGATCGCGCGCATTTCCTGAAATGCCTGCTCGCGATCGCGAAGGCGCCTCCGCCAGACGCCGCGTCCGATAGCTGAGGTCGCCGGCGTCCGGCGGCCTAGACCTGCGTTCTGCCAAACGTGCCCGCAGCGGCGAACGCCATGATCGCCTCCGGCGACAATCCGAGGATCCGCGACAGCACATCGTCGCGCTGCGCACCGATCCCAGGAACCTCACGTCCGATCGACGTATCGGCCCCGGACATCTGCCATGGCGCATTGACGCCGACGAATTCGCCGGCACCATCCGAGACCGTCCCGAACACACCACGTTGACGCAGATGGGCATCGCTCAGCGCCGCGCCCGGCGTCCGGTACTCGGCACAGGGAACGCCGGCGCGATCCAGCGCCGCGATGCATTCTGCGACGGTGTGACGCTCGGTCCATTGCTCGATCACCTGCATCATGGCAGTCCAGTTGGCACCGCGCGCCGGAATCGTCGCAAAGCGCGGATCGTTCGCCAGCTCGTCCTGCCCGGTCACCTCGCACAGCGCGGCAAAATTCCGCGGCGTCACCGGGGCGATCAGGATATCGCCATCGCGCGTGCGCACCGGCCCATAGGTCGGACGCGGCGCGCTGATCGGGAACTGGGCTTCCTGGAGCTCATAGACCAGCAGGTTGAGCATGCAGTCCATCAGCGCCACATCGACGCGCTGTCCCTTGCCGGTGCGTTCGCGCTGGACCATCGCGGTCTGAATCGCGGAATAGCCGAAGATGCCGCCGAGAATGTCGGCAACAAAGATCGCTCCTGCCGCCGGACGCTCCCGGTCGCCGGCATAGCGCGCCAGCGACGTATCGAATCCGCTTTCGGCATGCACGATCATGGCGTACGCCGCCCGCTCGGCGGCGGGGCCGGTCTGGCCATAACCCGAGATCGAGCAATAGATCAGACGCGGGTTGATCTGGCGGAGCGCATCGTAGCCGAGGCCGAGGCGATCCATGACACCGGGGCGGAAATTCTCGACGAGGACGTCCGCCTCAGCGACCATGCGATGCACGAGCTTGATGGCATCGGCGTTCTTCAGGTCCAGCGCCAGGCTGCGCTTGCCGGCATTGAGCTGGCCGAAATAGGTGCTGTGGCCCTCACGCAGCGGCGTCCGCAGCCGCATGTCGTCGCCTTCCGGCGGCTCGATCTTGATGACTTCCGCGCCGACGTCGGC
This Bradyrhizobium sp. CCBAU 53421 DNA region includes the following protein-coding sequences:
- a CDS encoding MarR family winged helix-turn-helix transcriptional regulator, with product MKTSSATDIARDWQLEGGIGFLLRLLEARYDGLYQSMTRQSDITPRQFGVLMALYQLGPLTPSVLADRISCDRNTLSEMLKRMVARRLVSKKNNPDDRRSLQVQITATGEEALLAVIPAAAELQSIMLAPLRKEDRAHFLKCLLAIAKAPPPDAASDS
- a CDS encoding CaiB/BaiF CoA-transferase family protein, translating into MQKDGDRAPLAGVRVLDFSIMVAGPYCARLLADVGAEVIKIEPPEGDDMRLRTPLREGHSTYFGQLNAGKRSLALDLKNADAIKLVHRMVAEADVLVENFRPGVMDRLGLGYDALRQINPRLIYCSISGYGQTGPAAERAAYAMIVHAESGFDTSLARYAGDRERPAAGAIFVADILGGIFGYSAIQTAMVQRERTGKGQRVDVALMDCMLNLLVYELQEAQFPISAPRPTYGPVRTRDGDILIAPVTPRNFAALCEVTGQDELANDPRFATIPARGANWTAMMQVIEQWTERHTVAECIAALDRAGVPCAEYRTPGAALSDAHLRQRGVFGTVSDGAGEFVGVNAPWQMSGADTSIGREVPGIGAQRDDVLSRILGLSPEAIMAFAAAGTFGRTQV